One stretch of Carcharodon carcharias isolate sCarCar2 chromosome 20, sCarCar2.pri, whole genome shotgun sequence DNA includes these proteins:
- the dtd2 gene encoding D-aminoacyl-tRNA deacylase 2 gives MARVLLQQCLSARLQVEDDAAAECVQIQRGTLIYVCFCKGATLDIVPKMVNTLLNVKLCETNEDNYVSVLDLPANVLIIPQATLGGKAKGRNMQYHYNIAKEEGKELYAHFVALCEKAFASNGKCAEAGVVVRHGTYGNRQVLQMDTNGPYTHMIEF, from the exons ATGGCTCGTGTGTTATTGCAGCAATGCCTCTCTGCCCGGTTGCAAGTGGAGGACGATGCGGCTGCTGAATGTGTTCAG ATTCAAAGAGGGACATTGATCTATGTCTGCTTTTGTAAAGGTGCTACCCTCGACATTGTTCCCAAAATGG TTAACACGTTGTTGAATGTGAAGCTCTGTGAGACCAATGAAGACAACTATGTGTCAGTGTTGGATCTACCTGCTAATGTTCTCATTATACCTCAGGCCACATTGGGTGGTAAAGCCAAGGGGCGTAACATGCAGTACCATTATAACATTGCAAAAGAGGAAGGAAAAGAGCTTTATGCACATTTTGTTGCTCTATGTGAAAAGGCGTTTGCCTCAAATGGTAAATGTGCTGAAGCTGGTGTTGTGGTCAGGCATGGGACCTATGGGAACAGACAAGTGTTGCAAATGGACACCAATGGACCATACACacacatgattgaattttaa